The genomic window GTAGTCGTACTTGGCCATCTCCTCGGCAAGCTCCTCCTGATCCGCTGTAGCCTGTACCGAGATGGCTGGGGACAGCATGAGATCTTCGACCTTTTCGTCCGGTTGCGCCAGTAACAAAGAGCGAATCGGCACCACCCCGATCAAACGATTTTCCTGATCGACGACATAGAGATACACCAGGGTCTCGACCTCATCCAGAGAATGCAGACGTTCGATCGCCTCTGCCGCTGTCCACTGCCGTCTCAGGGAAGCGATCTCGGTGGTCATCAGCCGGCCGGCCGTGCCCTCGTCGAAACGCAGCAGCGTGCGGACGTCCTCGGCCTCCTCCGGCTCCATCAGGTCCAGCAACCGGTAGGAGACATCGTCCGGCAGCTCATCGAGAATCTCTGCCGCGTCATCCATGGGCAACTCATCCAGGATGTCCGCCAGGTGTTCGTCGTCGACTTCCCTGACCAGCTCAGTACGAATCAGGCTGCCTGTTTCGTCCAACACCTCGCTGGCTGTGACCAGGGGAAGCCGGCCAAAAACCACCACAGCTTCCCGGGAGGGCAGTTCGTCGAGCAGATCGGCAATGTCGGCGGGATGGCTGGTTGCCAGGAGCTGCTGCAGCTCACCCAACCGGTCTTGCTTTATCAGTTCATGAACTTCCTCGGCGCTGGGTATCACCGCGACAGGCATGTTCCTATCCTTATGATAGCGCGCGGCCACCGACTATCCAATGGACGCGTCGTGATTACCACGTACAGTTGCCCTGGGTACCCGCGAGAGAGCTCTGGGGAGCCCACGACGGCGGGTTTCCCATACTGGCCTCGGGGTTGAACATATACCAGTAAACACCGTTGATCCGCGCACCGCGAAAGGCATCAAACAGGGCATTTGATCCGAACGAACCTGTCACAGGCCCATCCGGATAGGCGTATAGCGGCGCACCAGGCTGACCACTGATCCGGCACTCGCCAGGGTGGAAATCCTTGTAGGTTGGCCCCGGAGGTTGCCCCCCATACGTCACACCAACGGTCGTCGAAGCTGTCGTCTCTGGTGAATACGAACGAATCGTGCCCGGCGTGCCCGGCGCAGCGTTGACCGTGAGGCTGACAGAATAAACGCCCCGTCCTCCGGTGCCAACGCTGGAGCCCTGCAATGTCGTCGCCTTCCTGAGCAATAGCTGGCCGTAGTTAGTCCATGCTTCCACCACCACATTTCCCTCAACCAGACCACCCCCCTCGCCGCTGACTGTGAAGGTTGCCGGTAGCACGCTGCCCGGTCCAGGGCTGCTGATGGTCACGAAGGCCTGTGTGGGCTGCGAACCCCCGTAGGTCACTGAAACACGCGCGGGCGCCACTGGGGATCCTGGCGACGATGCCTGGATGTAGCCGGCCGTCGCGTTTGCGACGCTGACGGTAAGATTAATGGAGTAGGTGCCTCGCCCTCCGGTGCCCACATTCGAGCCCTGCAATGTGGTAGCCTGCTGCATCAACAGCTGACCCGTATTGGTCCATGCTTCCACCACCACATTGCCCTCGTACAAACCAGCGCCCTCGCCACTGACGGTGAAGGTCGCTGGCAGGGTGGCGCCGGGAACGGGATGCAGGATCGTAATGAATGCCGCCTGCGGCGTGGGGTGTGGCGTGGGATAGGGGGTCGGATAGACCGTCGGGTAAGGCGTCGGGTAGCCGAAACCAGGGATAACCAGTCGCTGCCCCGCGTAAATGAGATAAGGGTTCGCAATGCCGTTGGCCGATGCCATCTGGCCGACGGTCAGGCCAAAGCGGTTGGCAATCGAAAACATCGTATCGCCGGGCGCCACGAAATAGGTGTTGCCAACCACCGTGCCCTGGGCATGGTGACTGGGGCCCCTGTCGTAGACACCGCCCGATCCAGGGGGAGGTGAAGTACCGCCGCAACGGTTCACCACGTGTAGCACGGTGCCCGATTTCAGTACCTCTGGATAGGGTCCAATGATCTGCCGGTTCTTGTAGTACACCTCCTGCCAGGATGTACAGTACTGACGGGCAATACTGTAGACAGATTCCCCTGGCTGCACGACATGGCGCGTTCCATGCCCGGAATAGGCCATGGCAGATCCGCCTGGCAGCATGGCCAACAGCATGACGACGATGAGTGCAACGGCTAGTCGTTTCATAGCTACCTCCACAGGACCATGTAAAAAGTAAGGAATGGGACGCGATTTCGAAACGCCACCGGTTTGGCGATCAACACCGTCAACTATTTTATCACCTGCCCATGATTCGGACAATGTTTGCTCTAACCCCGCGACGTAGCCTCGCGTTTTCGCTCGTAGCCCAACAGCAGCTGTCCCAGGCCGTCGAACGCCTGGGGATCCAGGTAGATGCTGAAAAAGGACATATCGACGGCAGGCTGCAGCAGGTCACCTGCCACAATCGTCGCGAATGGATCTCCGCCCAGGATCCGGTTTGCCAGCGTGAGATACAGCCGATCCAGAACATCGCTCTCCAATAAGAGATGCAATACTTTGGGTCCCGATGCCGAGTAGACTGTTTGATAACCGAGCGCCCCCATGGCAGCGACCAACCCGGTACCGGTCACTTTCTTATCGCCGGCCACCACGACCTGGCCAGTTTGAGATTCTATTGCACTTACCCGATCCGGATCGACCTGGGAGCTGGTAAAGACCACGACCCGCCGGCCGCTTACAGTCAACTCAGCCGGAATCGGAAAATCCAGGCTGCCGCTGATGACCGCCAGATCGGGCTGGGGAGAGAGTCCTCGACCGGCGCGCCAGGCTGCCAGGTCCGCGAACCGCGGATCTTCGTGCACGCGCAGGATATCCTGGGCATTGCCCTGGGCGTAATCCCGCAGATACCGTCCGCTGCTGATGATGACATCTGCCTGCACGGCCAATTCCTGGAAGAGCCGCCAGTCGCGTGGGTTCGCTATCTGCTCCGGCACCACAAGCCCGGATCCTGTCGGTCCGGGGATGGCAATGCGGCCGTCAAGACTGGTCACAAAGTTGCTGTAAACGAATGGAGTCGTGTTCTCTTCGGCATATTGGCGTACATCGTGCGCCAGATATAGCCCCTCCAGCGAGTGTTCCCGTCCGCAGCCGGGAAAGAGTTCCAAAACAGGTTTCATGACGCCATCCTCCGATCCCAAGAGATCAAGCCAACGAACAACAGCATTATAGCAGCCACCGGCAGCTCACACAAGGCACTGAGCTTCCGCAATAGGGCCGCGCCCCTGCGATCTTAGCTCACAGTACGCCCGCTGGCGTGCGACTCTGCCAACTTTCCCCTTGACAAGCCATGGAACCGGTGTTATAATTTCAGCTACATTCGACATCGATTAACGCGTTGATCGGGACGAGTAGACGAACGGTGAAGCGCCAGCAATTGGAGGCCACCGGCTGAGAGCCTCCATCGTCAAGCCCCGTCGAAAACCACCCGAGAGCGACTGGCGGAACGGCCCCGTGCCCAATATGCCAGCCCGGTTGGCCTCGTTAACGGCTTCCTGAGATGGTACGGCCGTACCAAAGTTGGGTGGAACCGCGATGACCCCTCGCCCCAACAGCGAGGGGATTTTTGACTCCAGGAGCTTCTGTCATGCCGCAGAAGAATGATCGCATGAATGCTAAGATTCGTAACGCGCAGCTTTTCAAGGTACCCTACATGTTGGTGGTCGGCGACCGGGAAATGCAAGCCGGGACCCTATCTCTTTGCAAACGGGACGGCAGCCGTCAAAACAACATGGCGGTGGCCGAGTTCATCGAACTGGTGACAGAGCGCATCACCACTCGCTCAGGCAAGCTATGAGTGCAATGCACCCCGGCGGTGTGTTGCACTTGGAAAACTGGTGGTATCCGTCGGATTCTATGTCAATCGGAGCAAGGTATCATGGCTAAAAAACCAAACGATCTGCAACAGGACGAGCTTTACAGGCTCAGGCACAGCGCGGCCCACGTCATGGCCGAGGCCGTGCTGGACCGCTATCCCGAGGCCAAGGTCGCCATCGGCCCGCCCATCGAGAATGGCTTCTACTACGACTTCGATCTGGGGCAGGATGCCGATGGTTCGACCCGCACCTTCACGCCCGACGATCTCCAGTGGATCGAAAAACGCATGCGCCAGATCATCGGCGGCCGACACGAATTCGCCTACCGCGAGGTGACCGCAGACGAGGCCAGGGATCTGTTTGCGGACCAGCCCTACAAGATCGAACTGATCGAGGGGCTGGAAGCGGGAGGACTCGACGAGTACGGCGAGCCGCTCGACGAGGCCCCGGTCATCAGCACCTACAAACAAGACACCTTCGAGGATCTTTGCCGCGGACCCCATCTGGAACACAGCGGTCAGATCCCGGCTGATGGATTCAAGCTGATGAACGTGGCAGGTGCGTACTGGCGGGGTGACGAGAATCGGCCCATGCTCCAGCGCATCTACGGCACCGCCTGGAAGAACAAGAAGCAACTGAAAGCTTACCTGAACCGTCTGGAGGAGGCCAAAAAGCGCGACCATCGCCGCGTTGGCAAACAACTCGACCTGTTTAGCACCGACTCCGACGACGTTGGCGGCGGTCTGATCCTCTGGCATCCCAATGGCGCGCTGATGCGCCACATCGCTGAGGACTTCGTCAAAAAGGAACACCTGGACAACGGCTACGTCTTTGTCAACACGCCGCATATTGGCAAGGCCAAGCTTTGGGAGACCAGCGGACACCTGGACTTTTACGCCGAGAACATGTACGCGCCCATTGAGATCGAGGGCCAGGCCTATTACCTGAAACCGATGAACTGCCCCTTCCACGTCAACATCTTCGACAGCGGCGTGCGCAGCTATCGCGACTTGCCTGTCCGCATGGCCGAATGGGGTACGGTATACCGCTTTGAGCGCAGCGGCGTACTGCATGGCCTGGCCCGTGTGCGAGGCTTCACCCAGGACGATGCCCATATCTTCTGCCGCCCCGACCAGATGCCCGAAGAGATCGATCGGGTACTCAACTTCTGCCTGCACATTCTGCGCAGCTTTGGCTTCACCGAGTTCAATGCCTATCTGAGCACCAGGCCGGAAAAGGCCGTGGGGGCGGTAGAGACCTGGGACCTAGCCGAGGCCGCCCTGGAGGCCGCCCTTCAACGGGCCAATATCGATTACCAGATCGATCCCGGCGAGGGTGTATTCTACGGGCCCAAGATTGACCTGAAAATGCTGGATGCGCTGGGCCGGGAATGGCAACTCAGCACCATTCAGTTTGATTTCAACCTGCCGGAGCGCTTCGACCTTCACTTCATCGGCGAGGACGGCGAACGGCACCGCCCCTATATGATCCATCGGGCCCTGCTGGGCAGCATGGAGCGCTTTTTCGCCGTGTTGATCGAGCACTACGGCGGCGCTTTCCCTGTTTGGCTGCAGCCTGTCCAGGTCGCAGTAATCCCCATCACCGATCGCAACAACGAATTCAGCCACGAAGTTGCCGAAACCCTGCGCGAGGCCAGACTGCGGGTTCAGGTCTTTGACAGCAACGACCGCATGAACGCCAAGGTGCGCGATGCCCAGCTTCAGAAGATCCCCTACATGCTGGTCATCGGCGACAGGGAGCAGGAAGCGGGTCAGGTCAATCTTCGGTTGAGGACCGGCGAGCGCAGGGGCAGCCTTTCGGTTGCTGAGTTCCTGGGATTAGCCAGTGCTGCAGTTGAGACGAAGGCACTCATCTAGCCCTCTGCAGAATCACTGCAGGAGGCTACCCCGTTTCGGTTGGATGGTCTCTCTGACCTGGACAAGCCAGAGGAACGCTGATTTTCGCAGTCCTACGTCGAAGATTCCCGCTGATCTTTTCTGATATCTGATCAGCGGTTATGATTTTTCTCTGATTTCTCCGCAGATTTTCGCAGGCCTCCGGCGCAGATTCTCTCTGATCTTGTTTGGATTGATCTGCGTCCACCCTTCGGCTACGCTCACCGTCACGCTACGGCAGCACGTCAGCACGTCAGCACGTCAGCAGACGATGCGTGAGCTAGACGATGCGTGAGCTAGACGATGCGTGAGCTAGACGATGCGTGAGCTAGACGATGCGTGAGCTAGACGATGCGGCCTAGCACGCCAGCACGCCACGCCAGCAGGCGTACCGTGAGGTAGCAGGCGGTGCGTGAGCTAGGCGTACCGTGACGCTAGCAAGCGGTGCGAGACGTCAGCAGACGGTGCGTGAGCTAGCTAGGTAAGGCCACCGAGAGGTGTGAGCTAGGTAGCAAGCGCTCCGTGAGGAGGTGCCCTTGGGGAACCACCCCGGAGCGTCAGCGGAGTGGGCAGGACAGTGCCCCTCGACAGGCTCGGGACATTGCTGCGGTACATCCTTGTTAGGTTCGCGGATGATTTCCTTGCCCAGTGTGCAAGAATCTGACTCGAGAGGTATTGATCATGTGAAAATGGATCCATCCTCGCCGAACCACCGGGACCTGGCCCTTGTGATATAATACACCGAGATCCGAAACATTCGCTACGCTGGGAACTCTAACATGGCTGAGACATTTGATTTTGAACAGAATTGGCAGAAAAAACTGTCCGCTTCCCTCGACAGGGAGGCCGGCCGGGCAATCCGTGTCCGCGTCATGCAGGGCTGCCAGGAACTCACCAGGGATTCAAACCGCGAAGAGGTTATCGACTGGTCTCGCCAGGCTATGGAGAAACTCGACGCCCTGCTGGATCCTGGAGTTGCCCAGACCATCATGGCCAGCTGTGCCTGTCGCTATCCCACCGCAGATCTACAGGCTGAGCGGGAAGTCTACGCCAGGACAGGGGAGATCGACAGGGTGCATCAGATGCTTCAGGACAAGTTCGAGCTGTTCCTTCGAAACACATTGCAGTTGGATGAGAGCCTGATCCAGACGGTGGTCGAACGCGGGTGGGGATTGGCAGGTAATAAAGACGGCGACACGATTGTCGCTACCAAGATCCCCAAGAGTGGATTTCTGGAAGACTACTTCAACGAGCCGGACCCCGAAAAACGGCGACAGCTCTATTGCCATTGCCCCCGCGTCAGAGATGGGGTTGCTATGGGCGAGATGTTGCCTGTCACCTACTGTTACTGCGGCGCAGGTTTCTATCAGGGCATCTGGGAGGACATTCTCCAGCAACCGGTGAAGGTCGATATCTTGAGCAGCGTATTGCAGGGGGACGACCTATGCACGATCGCCATTCACCTGCCGCCAGCGAACACCTCCGGTTAGTGGATTATGTTATTCATTATGTCAATATGTCACGGTTCAGGTTTTGACATTCCGACATTCTGCTATTCTGCTATTCCGACATTCTGACATCTCAGGAGTATCCATGGGAATCGGTCTCGGTTTTTCCGCCTCATATCCCCGGGCATTGCAGATCCAAACGGTTACCGGTTGCAACGCAACCTGTGTCATGTGCCCAACAGGCGTTTCCGAGGATCGCAAAATCCGGCACTTGATGCCGCTTGAGCTTTGGCAAAAGATCATCGATGAGTGCTCCTCCTGGGACAGGCCGCTGGATACGCTGCTTGTTTCCCTCTTCAACGAACCACTGCTCGACCGCCGGTTGCTGGACCTGGTCGATTCGGCCAAAGGACGATTGCCCCTCACGCGCCTTTACATGGTCACCAATGGGTCGTTGCTGACCGATGCACGCGTCGAGCGGATTCTGGCATCCAGGCTCGACATCATCCAGATCAGCGTCAACGCACGGACAGCCAACAGCTTTGATCTTCTGGAGAGCAGTCTTGATTTCGACCGCATTGTGGCTGGTACTCAGAAACTGCTTGAGGGCAATCGCGGGCGACGATTAAGCATCGTTGTAAGCATGGTAGAGATGCAGTACAATACGCAGGAGGTTCAGCAGTTCACAGAGTATTGGCAGGATCTCGGCGCCATCGTTCACGTCAGCCCCGCCTGGAATCGGGCAGGCAACTTGCCAGCGCAGAACGACTACCAACTGGAGCGTTTGCAACGCCAGGAACGAATCTGTCCCAAGCCCTTTTTCACGATGTGCATCACCGCCGGCGGAGATGTTGTGCTCTGTTGCGCAGACTATGGACATGAGGTAATCCTGGGTAATACTAGCGATCGCCCCCTCGCAGATATCTGGATGGGCCCGCAGCACACAGAAGTCATCGTCAGGATGATGAAGGATGAGAACGCCTTGTGCAACCGCTGTGATAAGCTCTATGCCTTCCAGACCCACAACCAGCCTATCCCCCTTGTGGAATAGCATTCCACACTCCCGAGGAGACTGAGGAAACACCCGCAATGAAACTTTTTGTACCAGGACGCATCTGCATGTTCGGCGAGCATTCTGATTGGGCTGGTGGCTACCGGCGCATCAACGCCGATATCGAACAAGGCTTCACCCTCATTGCAGGCACCGACCAGGGAATCTACGCTGAGGCAGAGTCCCATCCAACCTCCCTGGTCTTGTCAGCTACCCAGCCCGATGGCCAGCGAGTCGGGCCGTACGAAATTCCCATGGAGTCCCAGGCCTTGCTGGAAGAGGCCCAGGCAGGCGGCTTCTGGAGCTACATTGCTGGCGTTGCCTACCAGATGTTAACCCATTACCACGTACGCGGCCTCGCGATCGACAACTACAAGACCGATCTTCCGATGAAAAAGGGGCTCTCCTCCAGCGCAGCGATCTGTGTGATGGCTGCCCGCGCCTTCAACCGGGTGTACGATCTGAAGCTGACAGTGCGGGGGGAGATGGAGATGGCCTATCTGGGTGAGATCACCACGCCATCCCGTTGCGGACGAATGGATCAGGGCTGTGCCTTCGGCAATCGTCCCGTTCTGATGGTATTTGATGGAGACCGGTTGGAAACCAAGGAACTCCTGGTAGACGACGATCTGCATTTCGTCATCGTCGA from Chloroflexota bacterium includes these protein-coding regions:
- the mgtE gene encoding magnesium transporter, which translates into the protein MPVAVIPSAEEVHELIKQDRLGELQQLLATSHPADIADLLDELPSREAVVVFGRLPLVTASEVLDETGSLIRTELVREVDDEHLADILDELPMDDAAEILDELPDDVSYRLLDLMEPEEAEDVRTLLRFDEGTAGRLMTTEIASLRRQWTAAEAIERLHSLDEVETLVYLYVVDQENRLIGVVPIRSLLLAQPDEKVEDLMLSPAISVQATADQEELAEEMAKYDYTAMPVVDQFNRLLGVVTVDDVLDVLEEEATEDFQRFGGSLPLEQPYFSVSPTSVFKKRIGWLLLLFGAGALTGLVTQKFEVVWGQYLVLAAFVPLIIGTGGNAGSQTIATIIRAITVGEVRFSTLLRAWRREISVGLLLGLVMGILGFVLAQILWQAGWQVALAVALTLPLVVMWSTTVGTIVPIVADRIGIDPAVISGPMISTVVDVSGLIIYYSLAGLILGVL
- a CDS encoding LysM peptidoglycan-binding domain-containing protein; amino-acid sequence: MKRLAVALIVVMLLAMLPGGSAMAYSGHGTRHVVQPGESVYSIARQYCTSWQEVYYKNRQIIGPYPEVLKSGTVLHVVNRCGGTSPPPGSGGVYDRGPSHHAQGTVVGNTYFVAPGDTMFSIANRFGLTVGQMASANGIANPYLIYAGQRLVIPGFGYPTPYPTVYPTPYPTPHPTPQAAFITILHPVPGATLPATFTVSGEGAGLYEGNVVVEAWTNTGQLLMQQATTLQGSNVGTGGRGTYSINLTVSVANATAGYIQASSPGSPVAPARVSVTYGGSQPTQAFVTISSPGPGSVLPATFTVSGEGGGLVEGNVVVEAWTNYGQLLLRKATTLQGSSVGTGGRGVYSVSLTVNAAPGTPGTIRSYSPETTASTTVGVTYGGQPPGPTYKDFHPGECRISGQPGAPLYAYPDGPVTGSFGSNALFDAFRGARINGVYWYMFNPEASMGNPPSWAPQSSLAGTQGNCTW
- a CDS encoding dihydrofolate reductase family protein, translating into MKPVLELFPGCGREHSLEGLYLAHDVRQYAEENTTPFVYSNFVTSLDGRIAIPGPTGSGLVVPEQIANPRDWRLFQELAVQADVIISSGRYLRDYAQGNAQDILRVHEDPRFADLAAWRAGRGLSPQPDLAVISGSLDFPIPAELTVSGRRVVVFTSSQVDPDRVSAIESQTGQVVVAGDKKVTGTGLVAAMGALGYQTVYSASGPKVLHLLLESDVLDRLYLTLANRILGGDPFATIVAGDLLQPAVDMSFFSIYLDPQAFDGLGQLLLGYERKREATSRG
- a CDS encoding His/Gly/Thr/Pro-type tRNA ligase C-terminal domain-containing protein yields the protein MPQKNDRMNAKIRNAQLFKVPYMLVVGDREMQAGTLSLCKRDGSRQNNMAVAEFIELVTERITTRSGKL
- the thrS gene encoding threonine--tRNA ligase, which encodes MAKKPNDLQQDELYRLRHSAAHVMAEAVLDRYPEAKVAIGPPIENGFYYDFDLGQDADGSTRTFTPDDLQWIEKRMRQIIGGRHEFAYREVTADEARDLFADQPYKIELIEGLEAGGLDEYGEPLDEAPVISTYKQDTFEDLCRGPHLEHSGQIPADGFKLMNVAGAYWRGDENRPMLQRIYGTAWKNKKQLKAYLNRLEEAKKRDHRRVGKQLDLFSTDSDDVGGGLILWHPNGALMRHIAEDFVKKEHLDNGYVFVNTPHIGKAKLWETSGHLDFYAENMYAPIEIEGQAYYLKPMNCPFHVNIFDSGVRSYRDLPVRMAEWGTVYRFERSGVLHGLARVRGFTQDDAHIFCRPDQMPEEIDRVLNFCLHILRSFGFTEFNAYLSTRPEKAVGAVETWDLAEAALEAALQRANIDYQIDPGEGVFYGPKIDLKMLDALGREWQLSTIQFDFNLPERFDLHFIGEDGERHRPYMIHRALLGSMERFFAVLIEHYGGAFPVWLQPVQVAVIPITDRNNEFSHEVAETLREARLRVQVFDSNDRMNAKVRDAQLQKIPYMLVIGDREQEAGQVNLRLRTGERRGSLSVAEFLGLASAAVETKALI
- a CDS encoding SPASM domain-containing protein, encoding MGIGLGFSASYPRALQIQTVTGCNATCVMCPTGVSEDRKIRHLMPLELWQKIIDECSSWDRPLDTLLVSLFNEPLLDRRLLDLVDSAKGRLPLTRLYMVTNGSLLTDARVERILASRLDIIQISVNARTANSFDLLESSLDFDRIVAGTQKLLEGNRGRRLSIVVSMVEMQYNTQEVQQFTEYWQDLGAIVHVSPAWNRAGNLPAQNDYQLERLQRQERICPKPFFTMCITAGGDVVLCCADYGHEVILGNTSDRPLADIWMGPQHTEVIVRMMKDENALCNRCDKLYAFQTHNQPIPLVE